A stretch of Candidatus Zixiibacteriota bacterium DNA encodes these proteins:
- a CDS encoding 50S ribosomal protein L25: MKEVVLTAQARPAQGKGAARKIRQGGNIPGVLYGPEVKPLNISLNPAELAAMIRREKRTNMLIDLNVGEEKKARKVIIRELQRDPITGAYEHVDFYQVSMKKKLHLAVHVHLAGIASGVKNSGGILEHVTREIEIACLPSDIPERVEVDVSALEIGDSVHVRDLKIEKVDILTDLHQTIATVVPPTIIKVETPVAAVAAEGEAAEGAAPAEGEAKAEGAEGAEGKKPAEAGGKKPADAKAAPEPAKREKK, from the coding sequence ATGAAAGAAGTTGTTTTGACAGCGCAGGCGCGACCGGCTCAGGGTAAAGGGGCGGCGCGCAAAATCCGGCAGGGCGGCAATATTCCCGGGGTCCTTTACGGACCGGAAGTGAAACCGCTCAATATCAGCCTTAATCCGGCCGAACTGGCGGCGATGATTCGTCGCGAAAAGCGGACCAATATGCTGATTGACCTTAACGTGGGCGAAGAGAAAAAAGCCCGCAAAGTAATTATTCGCGAACTTCAGCGCGACCCGATAACCGGCGCCTATGAGCATGTCGATTTCTATCAGGTTTCGATGAAGAAAAAACTGCATCTGGCGGTGCATGTTCATCTGGCGGGAATCGCCTCCGGCGTGAAAAATTCCGGCGGAATTTTGGAGCATGTTACCCGCGAAATCGAAATCGCCTGCCTCCCCTCGGACATTCCCGAGCGGGTGGAGGTGGATGTCTCGGCGCTGGAAATCGGCGACTCGGTGCATGTGCGCGACCTGAAAATCGAGAAGGTCGATATTCTGACCGACCTGCACCAGACTATCGCGACAGTGGTGCCGCCGACCATTATCAAGGTCGAAACGCCGGTGGCGGCGGTGGCGGCTGAAGGTGAGGCGGCGGAAGGCGCGGCTCCGGCGGAAGGCGAAGCCAAAGCTGAGGGCGCCGAAGGCGCGGAAGGTAAAAAACCGGCTGAAGCCGGCGGGAAGAAACCAGCCGATGCCAAAGCAGCCCCCGAACCGGCTAAGAGAGAAAAGAAATAA